Below is a window of Mycolicibacterium rhodesiae NBB3 DNA.
GTCGATGTAGATCCGCTCGACCGACGTCGACCCCTTGTTCTTGCCGACGAACACGATGCTGCCGTCGCCCAAGGTGTCGAGCGTGTATGTGAGTTCGGCGGTGAAGCCGAAGATCCTGGAGACGTTGTGCCACGACGCGCCTACGTCGATCGCGCCGCTGTCGATGCGAGTGCACCGCTGCGTGCCCGGATCCCACTCGACGGCGTTGGCGAAATCCTTGAGGTACTCGACCACCACGCGTGGAGGCGGGCTGACCGAGAACGTTCGCGACACGGTGGGCACCCGGTGCGATTACCCCGTTCCCGGCGAAGTAACCAGTGCGAGCGCCCGGTGCGTTGCCGACAGCGCAAATGTCGCGGTGAAACACGATTGTGATGGACCTGTGACGAAAGTTGACAGTGTTGCTGGCGTGGCTAGTGTTGTTCGGGTCGGGTCG
It encodes the following:
- a CDS encoding SRPBCC family protein, with the protein product MSRTFSVSPPPRVVVEYLKDFANAVEWDPGTQRCTRIDSGAIDVGASWHNVSRIFGFTAELTYTLDTLGDGSIVFVGKNKGSTSVERIYIDAASTGSVITYRNELEMHGLLVLLNPLLKLAFEKLANETEKQLTTVLNRLPIEEKK